The DNA sequence GTGTAAGATGTTCtactgtttaataaatattttacatGTAAATCACATTTTACTGTAAAACACTAATATGTACCAATTTATCATACCACGTGGAAAAGGACCCCATATATTTTTGTTTCTTGATTGTAGAAAAAGCATGTACAATTTGCATTGGAAACATAAATGTTGGCCACGATCACAATAAAAAAAGCTACTGTCTTAAGGTAAAGGATGCAGTCATTTTGAATGCAAGTGTTTTATGGGGAGCATTTTCCATTTCTCATAAGAATCGTACTGCTCCCAAAGTTTTAATATCCAGTTACAACTGAAGGTCTCTACAACCAAGACATCATGCTACAGTCCTCACTGATGGCCATGTCATTAAAATGATTCGGGATTTTCAGCAAACAGCAGGAAATTAGCTTAAAAGATTGTTAACCTTTGAGTTCAAAAGTTGATTAGAGCATTGCAGTTAAAAGAAACAGATGAAACATAAAGTCAGCCAACAATTCACAGACCGTACAAAACAAAATTCATTCTCTGCAACAGTCCATCTGTTGCTATGGAAATACTCAAGCAGCTAAATGCTTGTTCGTGGGGAAGATCACTCCATTGTGGGGTTACTGGAGAATATTATCCACAGAAATAGATTGAAACTATACACACCATCTGTTCAAATGTGAATTTTAAAATAAAGTAAATTTTTTTCCCCTTTGAATGCACTGGATCATCTTATGTTCTGTGGAAAATCCACATTTAAGAAAATAGTATAAAAGCTCATACAACTAACCCCAACAGATGAACTGTATTGTCCGGCAAACTTTAATACTGTCGTTACAAATTTAAGGCACCTTAGATCATATGCTTGTTACTTTCAGCATAAACCAGAAAACCTCAACACGCTGTGATAGACAATCTGAGTAAACCAACCCACAACGCGCAGGTTCATTTTCTTTTGTGATTATTTTTCTCTTCAGGATTTTGTTTCAATAATAGCATAAAGTGCATCAGCAACATGATAAAGATTCAACTGCAGTTTCCATAATGGGCATTTATGCTAATATGTGTCACTGACTCGGCATGTGCTCTTCGCTATACTTGTTAAATTGCTGGCCCCTGCCATCACAAAACAAGCCGATTCGAATTTTGCTTCCTTTACAGAACAAAGTTTGCGATCACCTACATGTTGCTTTAATATGGCAGAATCTAATGGAGATTCAGGTGGAACCATCCCATCGTTTCTGAAGCCAGTTGCACTACAATCAACCCCCTTATCACTGCACACAAGGGGGAGGGGCCTGTCACTGGAAGTGTGTTTTGCTGCACTGCTTCCCTTTTGATGCTCATCTTCCTCATTGATTTCCTTATCATATAATTTTCCAATGTTCTCATAAATGTCAGATACTACACTGGTTGCCACATCATTCCTGGGATGTGCATTATGGGCTCCATAAACTTCAGAACAGTCCATGCCCTGGCGGGAACAGCTAGGCAGGGAGGAGGGAGCCCCGTCCCCATTATAAACAGAGAAAGGTATCACTGAATACTGATTACCACAGTCTTGGTAAAAGCAACAATCATGCAGACTGTTTTCATACTCTTTGGCAATCCGCAGTCGCTTCCTATAGGTCAATTCCTGTGTTCCGAACCAATCATTAGGTGGTGTCTCCCCAAAAGAGCAGGCAGACAAATACCAGTCATTCTGCATTTCTCCTCGAATCCGTTTCAGCAAGTTGTTGATCAGCACTGAACGTCGCAGAAACACTTCGGGATCTTCGATAAACCTTAGTTTTTCCAGTGATAAACGGAGTATGTGGGTGCGATCCTCAGGGACGGCCAAGGTCCGCGCCTAAACCAAAGAAATAAGTCAACAAATATCGCAAAGAATCATTCTCTACAAAATGGCAATGCTGAAACTGCTGGGCTTACGATCATTCCTACAC is a window from the Scyliorhinus torazame isolate Kashiwa2021f chromosome 1, sScyTor2.1, whole genome shotgun sequence genome containing:
- the LOC140425487 gene encoding SERTA domain-containing protein 4-like isoform X1; the protein is MTLVISMSRLCDLPTEGPSDIPEYVPVWEESFSKTTASSHQTKYGEPTGQSATAAESPCKGISNLLTTSKIAYFKRKYVEDGDLHPPAHTCCQRARTLAVPEDRTHILRLSLEKLRFIEDPEVFLRRSVLINNLLKRIRGEMQNDWYLSACSFGETPPNDWFGTQELTYRKRLRIAKEYENSLHDCCFYQDCGNQYSVIPFSVYNGDGAPSSLPSCSRQGMDCSEVYGAHNAHPRNDVATSVVSDIYENIGKLYDKEINEEDEHQKGSSAAKHTSSDRPLPLVCSDKGVDCSATGFRNDGMVPPESPLDSAILKQHVGDRKLCSVKEAKFESACFVMAGASNLTSIAKSTCRVSDTY
- the LOC140425487 gene encoding SERTA domain-containing protein 4-like isoform X2; the encoded protein is MTLVISMSRLCDLPTEGPSDIPEYVPVWEESFSKTTASSHQTKYGEPTESPCKGISNLLTTSKIAYFKRKYVEDGDLHPPAHTCCQRARTLAVPEDRTHILRLSLEKLRFIEDPEVFLRRSVLINNLLKRIRGEMQNDWYLSACSFGETPPNDWFGTQELTYRKRLRIAKEYENSLHDCCFYQDCGNQYSVIPFSVYNGDGAPSSLPSCSRQGMDCSEVYGAHNAHPRNDVATSVVSDIYENIGKLYDKEINEEDEHQKGSSAAKHTSSDRPLPLVCSDKGVDCSATGFRNDGMVPPESPLDSAILKQHVGDRKLCSVKEAKFESACFVMAGASNLTSIAKSTCRVSDTY
- the LOC140425487 gene encoding SERTA domain-containing protein 4-like isoform X3, with product MTESPCKGISNLLTTSKIAYFKRKYVEDGDLHPPAHTCCQRARTLAVPEDRTHILRLSLEKLRFIEDPEVFLRRSVLINNLLKRIRGEMQNDWYLSACSFGETPPNDWFGTQELTYRKRLRIAKEYENSLHDCCFYQDCGNQYSVIPFSVYNGDGAPSSLPSCSRQGMDCSEVYGAHNAHPRNDVATSVVSDIYENIGKLYDKEINEEDEHQKGSSAAKHTSSDRPLPLVCSDKGVDCSATGFRNDGMVPPESPLDSAILKQHVGDRKLCSVKEAKFESACFVMAGASNLTSIAKSTCRVSDTY